From Spirochaetota bacterium, one genomic window encodes:
- the lpxA gene encoding acyl-ACP--UDP-N-acetylglucosamine O-acyltransferase — translation MLNISPQAIISSEVTIGKNVSISPFCIIEGDVTIGDNTVIYPYVHIKGPVIIGQNNQIFNNVTIGLAPQDLSGQKSPHGIIIGNNNILRENVTVHAPVFYEDVSISINTVIGNNCFLMVNSHVSHNTVLKNGVIFANGVLGAGCCTFDNNVFISGGVLVHQYVHIGEYVMISGGSRIGRDIPPFMMVSSFYGLISGINSVGLRRANFSIEDRKIIKDIFRIFKETNSLTPAREAIYNKYNTIDSKVIQTTLDFLKSCKRGISEFGEGQDAKNTIF, via the coding sequence GTAACTATAGGAAAAAATGTAAGTATTTCTCCTTTTTGTATTATTGAAGGTGATGTCACTATAGGTGATAATACTGTAATATATCCTTATGTTCATATCAAAGGCCCCGTTATCATAGGTCAAAACAATCAAATTTTTAATAATGTAACTATAGGATTGGCTCCTCAAGATCTTAGTGGTCAAAAATCACCTCATGGCATTATTATAGGTAATAATAATATTTTGAGAGAAAATGTCACTGTTCATGCACCTGTATTTTATGAAGATGTTTCTATTTCTATAAATACAGTAATAGGAAATAATTGTTTTTTAATGGTTAATTCTCATGTGTCTCATAATACAGTGCTGAAGAATGGAGTTATTTTTGCTAATGGAGTTTTGGGTGCAGGATGTTGTACTTTTGATAATAATGTTTTTATTTCAGGTGGTGTGTTAGTTCACCAATATGTACATATTGGTGAATATGTAATGATCTCTGGTGGTTCAAGGATAGGAAGAGATATTCCTCCTTTTATGATGGTATCAAGCTTTTATGGATTAATTAGCGGGATTAATTCTGTAGGTTTGCGTAGAGCTAATTTTTCTATTGAAGATAGAAAAATAATAAAAGATATTTTTCGTATTTTCAAAGAAACTAATTCCCTTACTCCAGCTCGAGAAGCTATTTATAACAAATACAATACTATAGATAGCAAAGTTATTCAAACGACTTTAGATTTTCTCAAATCATGTAAGCGTGGAATTTCAGAATTTGGTGAAGGCCAAGATGCAAAAAATACTATATTTTAA